In Pseudophryne corroboree isolate aPseCor3 chromosome 3, aPseCor3.hap2, whole genome shotgun sequence, a genomic segment contains:
- the LOC135055954 gene encoding E3 ubiquitin/ISG15 ligase TRIM25-like isoform X1 gives MFVRSRSAMATAAFLCSEYLYCPVCLDLFREPVTIPCGHTFCLACITQCWSLQGMPTSCPQCRSTFRPDSSPRLCKNSILSQMVEDFSNFQESSEGMTALSNQAKTVGMPFEDLCHQNLPDGSLESKTSNKFDLPPICRNSQEAISVQVSYAKQRRVVSQGFSDMARSLQASGFRLLQMLEQAESQVLKNVNSHELVEGLTMTAMQSAQVVPDQQQDQHVTAEEETSIQDHKWSGLYAAVSKFKECLLELCADHMGRLVQQVWTTHSSCPILQPKLWRSPLLPLIPRVRDEFLQYYRDISLDPDTAHHNLCLMQGNRRVLCKLQPQAYPEHPGRFNHYTQVLGREPMAHGRHYWEVCLSGNRVNLGVTYHDISRKGHQSYCLAGRNSQSWCLEWNSTRCYAWHDGQRVLVATGQQEKLGIFLDWDAGSLSFHEVSDNMLLLHQFHASFIQPVYPIFFISWNSIMSLGEGTSTHHSVNSNRFHRQLSANF, from the exons ATGTTTGTACGCTCACGTTCTGCGATGGCGACTGCTGCTTTTCTCTGTTCTGAATATTTGTATTGCCCGGTCTGCCTGGACCTGTTCCGAGAGCCTGTCACCATCCCCTGTGGGCACACTTTCTGCTTGGCATGTATTACTCAATGCTGGTCTCTACAGGGAATGCCTACCTCCTGCCCCCAGTGTCGTTCCACCTTTCGACCAGACTCTTCACCACGACTCTGCAAGAACAGTATTCTGTCACAAATGGTAGAAGACTTCTCAAACTTTCAAGAATCAAGTGAGGGGATGACAGCTCTCAGCAACCAAGCCAAGACTGTGGGAATGCCATTTGAAGATCTCTGTCATCAAAACTTGCCTGACGGAAGCCTTGAAAGCAAAACTAGTAACAAATTTGATTTACCACCTATATGCAGAAATAGCCAGGAAGCCATCAGTGTTCAG GTTTCATATGCCAAACAGCGCAGAGTAGTAAGCCAGGGGTTCTCAGACATGGCGCGAAGCCTGCAGGCCTCAGGGTTCCGGCTACTGCAGATGCTGGAACAGGCAGAAAGCCAAGTGCTGAAGAATGTAAACAGCCATGAACTGGTGGAAGGGCTTACCATGACAGCAATGCAGTCTGCCCAGGTTGTTCCAGATCAGCAGCAGGACCAGCATGTGACAGCG GAGGAAGAAACCTCCATTCAGGATCACAAGTGGTCAGGACTATATGCAGCTGTCTCGAAATTTAAGGAGTGTTTACTGGAATTATGTGCTGATCATATGGGTAGGCTGGTACAGCAAG TGTGGACCACACATAGCAGCTGTCCCATATTACAACCTAAATTATGGAGAAGCCCACTGCTGCCGTTGATCCCACGTGTAAGAGACGAGTTTCTCCAGT ATTACCGTGATATCAGCCTGGACCCAGACACTGCCCATCATAACTTGTGTCTTATGCAAGGGAATCGCAGAGTGCTATGCAAGCTTCAACCTCAGGCTTACCCAGAACACCCAGGAAGGTTTAATCATTACACCCAAGTGCTGGGTAGGGAACCAATGGCCCATGGGCGTCACTACTGGGAAGTATGCCTGTCTGGAAATCGTGTGAATTTGGGTGTTACCTACCATGATATCTCCCGCAAAGGGCACCAGAGCTACTGTTTAGCAGGAAGAAACTCACAGTCTTGGTGCTTAGAGTGGAACAGTACCCGCTGTTATGCCTGGCATGATGGTCAAAGAGTTTTGGTAGCCACAGGACAGCAGGAGAAACTAGGTATCTTTCTAGACTGGGATGCAGGAAGTCTTTCTTTCCATGAGGTATCAGACAATATGTTACTACTTCATCAGTTTCATGCTTCCTTCATCCAGCCTGTGTACCCCATCTTTTTCATCAGCTGGAACTCAATCATGTCCCTTGGAGAAGGAACATCAACTCATCACAGTGTCAACAGCAACCGCTTCCACAGGCAACTATCTGCAAACTTTTGA
- the LOC135055954 gene encoding E3 ubiquitin/ISG15 ligase TRIM25-like isoform X2, whose amino-acid sequence MFVRSRSAMATAAFLCSEYLYCPVCLDLFREPVTIPCGHTFCLACITQCWSLQGMPTSCPQCRSTFRPDSSPRLCKNSILSQMVEDFSNFQESSEGMTALSNQAKTVGMPFEDLCHQNLPDGSLESKTSNKFDLPPICRNSQEAISVQEEETSIQDHKWSGLYAAVSKFKECLLELCADHMGRLVQQVWTTHSSCPILQPKLWRSPLLPLIPRVRDEFLQYYRDISLDPDTAHHNLCLMQGNRRVLCKLQPQAYPEHPGRFNHYTQVLGREPMAHGRHYWEVCLSGNRVNLGVTYHDISRKGHQSYCLAGRNSQSWCLEWNSTRCYAWHDGQRVLVATGQQEKLGIFLDWDAGSLSFHEVSDNMLLLHQFHASFIQPVYPIFFISWNSIMSLGEGTSTHHSVNSNRFHRQLSANF is encoded by the exons ATGTTTGTACGCTCACGTTCTGCGATGGCGACTGCTGCTTTTCTCTGTTCTGAATATTTGTATTGCCCGGTCTGCCTGGACCTGTTCCGAGAGCCTGTCACCATCCCCTGTGGGCACACTTTCTGCTTGGCATGTATTACTCAATGCTGGTCTCTACAGGGAATGCCTACCTCCTGCCCCCAGTGTCGTTCCACCTTTCGACCAGACTCTTCACCACGACTCTGCAAGAACAGTATTCTGTCACAAATGGTAGAAGACTTCTCAAACTTTCAAGAATCAAGTGAGGGGATGACAGCTCTCAGCAACCAAGCCAAGACTGTGGGAATGCCATTTGAAGATCTCTGTCATCAAAACTTGCCTGACGGAAGCCTTGAAAGCAAAACTAGTAACAAATTTGATTTACCACCTATATGCAGAAATAGCCAGGAAGCCATCAGTGTTCAG GAGGAAGAAACCTCCATTCAGGATCACAAGTGGTCAGGACTATATGCAGCTGTCTCGAAATTTAAGGAGTGTTTACTGGAATTATGTGCTGATCATATGGGTAGGCTGGTACAGCAAG TGTGGACCACACATAGCAGCTGTCCCATATTACAACCTAAATTATGGAGAAGCCCACTGCTGCCGTTGATCCCACGTGTAAGAGACGAGTTTCTCCAGT ATTACCGTGATATCAGCCTGGACCCAGACACTGCCCATCATAACTTGTGTCTTATGCAAGGGAATCGCAGAGTGCTATGCAAGCTTCAACCTCAGGCTTACCCAGAACACCCAGGAAGGTTTAATCATTACACCCAAGTGCTGGGTAGGGAACCAATGGCCCATGGGCGTCACTACTGGGAAGTATGCCTGTCTGGAAATCGTGTGAATTTGGGTGTTACCTACCATGATATCTCCCGCAAAGGGCACCAGAGCTACTGTTTAGCAGGAAGAAACTCACAGTCTTGGTGCTTAGAGTGGAACAGTACCCGCTGTTATGCCTGGCATGATGGTCAAAGAGTTTTGGTAGCCACAGGACAGCAGGAGAAACTAGGTATCTTTCTAGACTGGGATGCAGGAAGTCTTTCTTTCCATGAGGTATCAGACAATATGTTACTACTTCATCAGTTTCATGCTTCCTTCATCCAGCCTGTGTACCCCATCTTTTTCATCAGCTGGAACTCAATCATGTCCCTTGGAGAAGGAACATCAACTCATCACAGTGTCAACAGCAACCGCTTCCACAGGCAACTATCTGCAAACTTTTGA